In Candidatus Paceibacterota bacterium, one genomic interval encodes:
- a CDS encoding TatD family hydrolase, whose protein sequence is MEFEYIDAHGHLNDKAFDGDREQQKAELLELNIATIVIGTDVVMNEKAIALANPEEGRYAVIGQHPSDGHPEIFDNDRYRAWAKLPEVVAIGECGLDYFWPQAGDWSGDEKKEKFRQYHLFAEQIDIARAVDKPLMIHGRPTKGTMDAYEDIIAQLKEASRAPGPEIRGNAHFFAGDIAIAKEFLDLGFTCSFTGVLTFSSDYDEVVRYMPKESILAETDAPYVAPKPYRGKRNESKYVREVYAAIARIRGEDPEVMRRQINMNAKKFFAI, encoded by the coding sequence ATGGAGTTTGAGTATATTGATGCCCATGGGCATTTGAATGATAAGGCGTTTGATGGTGACCGCGAACAGCAGAAGGCGGAGCTTTTGGAGCTCAATATCGCGACGATCGTCATCGGAACTGATGTGGTGATGAATGAGAAGGCAATTGCACTTGCGAATCCCGAGGAGGGGCGCTATGCCGTTATCGGGCAGCATCCCTCTGATGGTCATCCCGAAATCTTCGACAATGACCGCTACCGCGCATGGGCGAAGCTTCCCGAAGTGGTTGCTATCGGCGAATGCGGACTGGACTATTTCTGGCCACAAGCAGGCGACTGGTCCGGCGATGAGAAGAAGGAGAAGTTCCGTCAGTATCATCTTTTCGCAGAGCAGATTGATATCGCGCGTGCGGTGGATAAGCCACTTATGATCCACGGAAGGCCAACGAAGGGAACGATGGATGCATATGAAGATATCATTGCGCAACTTAAAGAGGCAAGTCGTGCACCGGGTCCAGAGATACGTGGAAATGCACATTTCTTTGCGGGTGACATCGCGATTGCGAAAGAGTTTCTTGATCTGGGCTTCACGTGTTCATTCACGGGTGTCCTGACGTTCTCATCGGACTACGATGAAGTGGTGCGCTATATGCCAAAGGAATCTATTCTCGCAGAGACTGATGCACCTTATGTTGCACCAAAGCCCTATCGTGGGAAACGCAATGAGTCAAAGTATGTACGCGAAGTGTATGCTGCCATTGCACGTATTCGTGGCGAGGATCCGGAGGTCATGAGGAGGCAGATCAATATGAATGCGAAAAAGTTTTTCGCGATTTAA